A portion of the Sulfuriferula sp. AH1 genome contains these proteins:
- a CDS encoding cytochrome-c peroxidase, producing MKACFSGASTITAISISLAAMATPLGLPPVPIPADNPQSPEKIKLGDKLFHDTRFSSTGQVSCATCHDAKKTFTDSPLPVSRGINKLKGTRNAPTVINAAYFHRLFWDGREPSLEEQSKDPMINPVEMGLPNHEPVLKLVRTDPEYVQAFKTVFGKSGEQLTMEEVKKAIASFERTIVAGNSPFDHYYFGGDKNAMTAAQIRGFKVFMDQGRCVSCHTVEQDQALFTDNRFHNIGIGINQMQKDVPRLAGEFLKAKMQGGDVDKAVLGNPKTSNLGRFAVTDTLDDMGSFKTPTLRNIAMTAPYMHDGSLKTLKEVVVHYNNGGVTRKGDRVNDFLSGGIRPLNLSERQISDLVAFMGH from the coding sequence TTGTTTTTCTGGTGCATCGACAATTACAGCAATATCGATCTCCCTGGCGGCAATGGCTACGCCACTGGGTCTGCCGCCTGTCCCCATTCCGGCGGACAATCCACAAAGCCCTGAAAAAATCAAGCTTGGGGACAAGTTATTCCATGACACGAGGTTCAGTTCCACCGGGCAGGTAAGCTGCGCCACCTGCCATGATGCCAAAAAAACCTTTACTGACAGTCCGCTGCCGGTTTCCCGGGGCATCAATAAACTCAAGGGTACCCGCAACGCCCCGACCGTGATAAATGCGGCGTATTTTCATCGACTATTTTGGGATGGGCGAGAACCCAGTCTGGAAGAGCAATCCAAAGACCCCATGATTAATCCGGTAGAAATGGGGCTGCCGAATCATGAGCCGGTGCTTAAACTGGTTCGTACAGATCCCGAATATGTACAGGCATTTAAAACGGTATTCGGTAAGAGTGGCGAGCAGTTGACGATGGAAGAAGTAAAAAAGGCCATCGCCAGTTTTGAGCGCACTATCGTTGCGGGAAATTCACCTTTTGACCATTATTATTTCGGCGGCGACAAGAACGCGATGACGGCAGCACAAATTCGCGGCTTCAAGGTATTTATGGATCAAGGTCGTTGCGTTTCCTGTCATACAGTCGAGCAGGATCAGGCATTGTTCACCGATAATCGCTTCCACAATATCGGCATAGGCATTAACCAGATGCAGAAGGATGTACCGCGCCTGGCAGGCGAATTCCTCAAAGCCAAAATGCAAGGTGGTGATGTGGACAAAGCTGTGCTCGGCAATCCAAAAACCTCAAATCTGGGACGTTTTGCAGTGACCGATACGCTGGACGACATGGGTTCGTTTAAAACCCCGACACTGCGCAATATCGCCATGACAGCGCCTTACATGCACGACGGCAGCTTGAAAACCCTGAAGGAAGTGGTCGTTCACTATAACAATGGCGGAGTTACCAGAAAAGGCGATCGGGTCAATGATTTCTTGAGTGGAGGCATCCGCCCGTTGAATTTGAGCGAACGGCAGATTTCGGATCTGGTTGCTTTTATGGGGCACTGA